From Schistocerca americana isolate TAMUIC-IGC-003095 chromosome 9, iqSchAmer2.1, whole genome shotgun sequence, the proteins below share one genomic window:
- the LOC124550775 gene encoding speckle-type POZ protein-like has product MVVDTVVPPTASCHGYKTPSSIAEVAAGTPKILKQSFSTRFENFSSLSTWTVKGLSILPSDSTAIESIPFAHQNSSEWCMVLANQSDGLYLSFLLKKCKNGECLRAMLKADEIIPCGKKREVFPSKWYSLSQGGKTQQNLVRSLGTSKKEDEVILQCEIRIQCITQDKLPVAGKVEPYIHIVKGLERMFDREELTDFELHARGTVLKAHRALLSVQSPYFAAMLQPHTKEAKEGHVEVKDVSPGVLKQVLLYMYKGVAPDLEDMPWDLLIAADKYQLHQLKGQCENHIASCLNVDNAAETAANAQVLSCDILWGRAVLYIKQNLCKVMSTQGWRDIIASHPEAVQCISELMAQ; this is encoded by the exons ATGGTTGTGGACACTGTTGTGCCAC CAACTGCTTCATGTCATGGATACAAGACACCAAGTAGTATTGCAGAAGTAGCAGCAGggactccaaaaattttgaagcaGTCATTTAGTACAAGGTTTGAGAATTTCTCATCTTTGAGCACTTGGACTGTGAAGGGGCTGTCAATCTTGCCGTCTGATAGTACCGCCATCGAGTCAATCCCGTTCGCCCACCAGAATTCCAGTGAATGGTGCATGGTGCTTGCAAACCAGTCAGATGGACTTTACCTGAGCTTTTTGCTGAAAAAGTGCAAAAATGGAGAGTGTTTAAGAGCAATGCTGAAAGCTGATGAGATTATTCCTTGTGGTAAAAAACGAGAAGTCTTCCCAAGCAAATGGTACTCTTTGTCACAAGGAGGAAAAACACAACAGAATCTTGTGAGGAGTTTGGGTACATCaaaaaaagaagatgaagtaatatTGCAGTGTGAAATCCGCATCCAGTGCATTACGCAGGACAAGTTGCCTGTGGCAGGGAAAGTTGAGCCATACATACATATAGTAAAAGGCTTGGAGAGGATGTTTGACAGAgaagaactcacagactttgaactgCATGCAAGAGGCACAGTTCTAAAGGCACACAGAGCTCTACTGTCTGTACAGAGCCCTTACTTTGCGgccatgctgcaaccacacacgaaggaagcaaaggagggccacgtggaggtcaAGGACGTGAGTCCGGGAGTGCTGAAGCAGGTTCTGCTATACATGTACAAGGGCGTGGCACCGGATCTTGAGGACATGCCGTGGgatcttttaattgctgctgataAGTACCAGCTCCACCAGCTCAAGGGACAGTGTGAAAATCACATAGCCAGCTGTTTGAATGTGGACAATGCTGCAGAAACTGCCGCTAATGCTCAAGTTTTATCTTGTGACATCCTGTGGGGCCGTGCAGTCCTTTACATTAAACAGAATCTTTGTAAAGTCATGTCCACTCAAGGTTGGCGTGACATAATAGCCTCACATCCGGAAGCTGTACAGTGTATCAGTGAGCTGATGGCACAATAA